The stretch of DNA GGCTCGGTGCGCCTACACTTGAGGCAATGCCTGCTGTTTCTCCTTATGCTTCCAAGCTTGAACAAATTCCAACCGTTCATGCTTCTGTCGACGTCTCTGGCCTCAGAACTGATTATTGGGAATATGGTGACTCATCATCTCCACTTCAATTGGTTTTGATACATGGATTTCGTGGAGATCATCACGGCTTAGAGCCCATCGTTGCCGAATTGGGGCCTGGAGTTCATGCCGTCATACCTGATTTACCTGGTTTTGGTCTTTCAGAAGCGCTACCTTCACCAGCAAATATTGACTCATTCAGCACATGGCTCATACAGTTTCTTGAGGTAATCGGTGCCGACAAGGATGTTGTTGTATTGGGGCATTCTTTTGGCTCAATTGTTGTTGGTGGTGCTGCCGCTCAGGGCCTTACACAGCGCAGAATAATAATGATTAATCCCATAGCGGCGAATGCACTCAAAGGTCCCCGCGGCATCATGACTCGTCTGGCAGTTCTTTATTACAAAGCAGCGGCTGCGCTGCCAGCACGTGCTGGTTATGCGTTACTCAAAAACAAACTGATTGTTCGGGTCATGAGTGAAACCATGGCTAAGACGGATGACAAAAACTTACGTCAGTGGATTCACGAACAGCACGATCAATATTTCAGCCTGTTTGACTCCCGGGACTCAGTTTTGGAAGCATTCGAAACTTCCGTTTCTAATGACGTCAGCATGTTTGCTCCTAAAATTCATCAGGAATTGCTCATGCTCGTTGCTGATAAAGACGACATCACTGCACTGCCAGAACAGAAACTTCTCGCGTCACGAATTCCAGGAGCGCAGATTGAAGTAGTCGAAGGTGTTGGACACCTTGTTCATTATGAGGCTCCAGATTTCGCAGCCAAGCATATTCAGGCTTTCTTAGATAAGGTCAAGAAATAATGCGCATTGCTTTTGACTGTCGATATGTGCGCGTGGATCATCATGATGGAATTTCGCGCTTTAGTGCTCGACTTGTTGAGCACCTCATTCCACTTGTGAGGCGTAACGGCGATGAGCTCATCATGCTCATCAGTGATTTTCGGCAACTTGCTATGTTGCCAGAACTTCCACACCACCTAGTTAGTTCTCCCACCAGTATCAAAGAACGCGGTATCGCAAAGCAGATCAACTCAATCTCTCCGGATATTGTGTTTAGCCCAATGCAGACAATTGGTTCCCGGGGACGCAAGTATCGACTTGTTTTGACCGTTCATGACTTGATCTATTATGCGCACCCCACCCCGCCACGAAATCTGTCGTGGCCTATTCGCATATTGTGGCGGCTTTATCACACTGCATGGTGGCCGCAACGTTTGCTTCTTTCACACAGCGATACAGTTGTGGCAGTTTCAGAGACGACTAAAGAACTCATCCTCGAGAACAAACTCACTTCTAAGCCTGTATATGTTGTCCACAATGCTGCAGACAGTATTTCTGAAGACATTGACGTTGCAGTAGCAGGCGAAAGAACACAATCCCTTGTGTACATGGGTTCTTTCATGCCCTATAAAAATGTTGAAACACTCGTCAAAGCAACCGCTTTACTTCCTGATTTCACCCTTCATTTGTTGAGCAAAATCAGTGATGCCGATCGCACACGACTCCAAAAAATAGCTCCAAATGCTCAAATTCATTTCCACAATGGTATTTCTGATGTGGATTACTTTGATTTACTCTCCCACGCCACAGCTTTAGTTTCTGCTTCTAAAGATGAGGGCTTTGGTATTCCTGTTGTAGAAGCAATGAGCCTCGGAACTCCTGTGGTCATTTCAGACATTGGCATTTTTCATGAAATTGGCGGAAACGCTGCTCTATTTGCTGACCCTGATGACCCAGAATCTTTTGCGAAAGCTGTGAGATCGCTCACAAACCAAGATACTTGGAACAGAGCATCTAAAGCAGCTCGCCGACAAGCAAGCAATTTCAGCTGGGAAAGTTCGGCACAAGAATTATTCGATGTCCTCGTAAAGGTATCCTGACCCTAATTCATGGGCAAGAGCTGTCAATATTGGGCTCGTACCACCGTCAAGTTTTATAGCTGCCCTACGGTCACCCTTTGTCATACCTTTGTTGATAATGGCTATCGGCTTTTTCTCACGCCTAGCCTGATCTACTAATCGCACAGCAGAATTCACTGCCAAAGATGACCCTGCCACAATGAGAGCGTCTGCGCGTTTAATCAGGCTTTGAGCAGCCGCAAAGATTTTGGCAGGAACGAATTCCCCAAAAAATACAACATCAGGTTTCAAAATTCCACCGCAAACAGTACACGCAGGAATAGATACTTCGTTGAAATTTGAAACATCGACATCACCGTCAGGTGCAAGGACAATGTTGCTCAGCTCTTCAAGCCAAGGATTCTTTTCACTTAGTTGCTGTTCAATGCTGATTCGATCAAATTGTTGGCTACACTCCAAACAAATCACTCGATCGAGTGAGCCATGCAGATCCACTACGTGAGAATTTCCTGCACGACGATGCAGTCCATCTACGTTTTGGCTGATGACTCCCTCGATGATTCCGCTTTGTTCCATGGCGGCGATAGCCAGGTGACCCTGGTTGGGTTCAGCTTGAGAAAAACTTTTCCATCCAACGTGTGCTCCGGCCCAATAACGTTTTCTGGCAAGTTCACTATTGAGAAAGTCAGAAATGTTCATTGGTGTTCGTTTAGAGGCACCTTGTCCACGGTAATCAGGGATTCCTGAATCGGTAGAGACACCTGCGCCGGTAAGAACGGCAACACGTCGACCTGTTACTAATTGAACTAAAGATTCCAGCCCCTGAATGTGGGTGGTTTCTTGGACAATTGCGGCCATGGCCGCAAGCCTAGGTCATTTGCATTTCGTTCATGTTTCAGAAAACTGGCAAACTGAACGTATGTCCACGGTGTTGAGAATCTCTGATCTATCTGATCCGCGGCTCGTAGATTTCACTCAGCTTACCGACGTTGCATTGAGAAAGGTTCTCGAACCTGAAGGTGGGTTGTATTTAGCTGAATCTCTTAAAGTCATTCAACGCTCACTTTCAG from Aurantimicrobium sp. MWH-Uga1 encodes:
- a CDS encoding glycosyltransferase family 1 protein, yielding MRIAFDCRYVRVDHHDGISRFSARLVEHLIPLVRRNGDELIMLISDFRQLAMLPELPHHLVSSPTSIKERGIAKQINSISPDIVFSPMQTIGSRGRKYRLVLTVHDLIYYAHPTPPRNLSWPIRILWRLYHTAWWPQRLLLSHSDTVVAVSETTKELILENKLTSKPVYVVHNAADSISEDIDVAVAGERTQSLVYMGSFMPYKNVETLVKATALLPDFTLHLLSKISDADRTRLQKIAPNAQIHFHNGISDVDYFDLLSHATALVSASKDEGFGIPVVEAMSLGTPVVISDIGIFHEIGGNAALFADPDDPESFAKAVRSLTNQDTWNRASKAARRQASNFSWESSAQELFDVLVKVS
- a CDS encoding alpha/beta fold hydrolase — encoded protein: MPAVSPYASKLEQIPTVHASVDVSGLRTDYWEYGDSSSPLQLVLIHGFRGDHHGLEPIVAELGPGVHAVIPDLPGFGLSEALPSPANIDSFSTWLIQFLEVIGADKDVVVLGHSFGSIVVGGAAAQGLTQRRIIMINPIAANALKGPRGIMTRLAVLYYKAAAALPARAGYALLKNKLIVRVMSETMAKTDDKNLRQWIHEQHDQYFSLFDSRDSVLEAFETSVSNDVSMFAPKIHQELLMLVADKDDITALPEQKLLASRIPGAQIEVVEGVGHLVHYEAPDFAAKHIQAFLDKVKK
- a CDS encoding Sir2 family NAD-dependent protein deacetylase; translation: MAAIVQETTHIQGLESLVQLVTGRRVAVLTGAGVSTDSGIPDYRGQGASKRTPMNISDFLNSELARKRYWAGAHVGWKSFSQAEPNQGHLAIAAMEQSGIIEGVISQNVDGLHRRAGNSHVVDLHGSLDRVICLECSQQFDRISIEQQLSEKNPWLEELSNIVLAPDGDVDVSNFNEVSIPACTVCGGILKPDVVFFGEFVPAKIFAAAQSLIKRADALIVAGSSLAVNSAVRLVDQARREKKPIAIINKGMTKGDRRAAIKLDGGTSPILTALAHELGSGYLYEDIE